Within Fervidobacterium thailandense, the genomic segment TTCTGAGGCCATCGATTTTCTGGAATTCTACGCACGTGAAATGCTCAGGTACGCCTCCGAGCAACCGATAGTCAGGATCCCGGGTGAATACAACGAACTTCGTTACATACCACTTGGAGTCGGTGCCATCATCCCACCGTGGAACTTCCCACTCGCCATCCTCGTAGGAATGACGAGTGCTGCAATCGTCACGGGAAACACCGTCGTGCTTAAACCCGCAAGCGATAGCCCGGTCATCGCGGCGAAATTCTTCGAGGTCATGCGCGAGGTCGGATTACCGGACGGAGTGATAAACTTCCTTCCCGGTAGCGGAGCACTGGCTGGGGAGTTTCTCGTAAAACATCCCAAGGTGCGGTTCATCAGCTTTACCGGTTCTAAGGACGTCGGATTGAGGATCCACGAACTTGCCGCAAAGCCGCAACCAGGTCAAATTTGGATAAAACGCACCGTTCTTGAGATGGGAGGAAAGGACGCGGTGGTGGTGGATGAAACCGCGGACCTTGACGCAGCTGCGGAAGGTATCGTTGTGAGCGCGTTCGGCTACCAGGGCCAGAAATGTAGTGCGGGAAGTAGGGCTATCGTTGTCAAAGACGTCTACGATATCGTCATTGAAAAAGTTCTGGAACGTATGAAAAAGATCAAGATGGGTGATGTACGCTACAAAGAAAACTGGCTCGGACCTGTGATAAACAAGAGTTCGATGGAAAAGATAATGGCCTACATCGAGATAGGCAAGAACGAAGGCCAACTCATCTGGGGTGGTAACTCACGTGAGGATTTGGGAGGTTACTTCATCGAACCGACCATTTTCAAAGACGTAGCTTGGAATGCACGAATAGCCCAAGAAGAAATATTTGGCCCATTGCTGGCGTTCATAAAGGCTGAAGACTTCGACGATGCGTTGAGGATTGCCAACAGCACCGAATACGGACTTACCGGCTCGTTGTACTCACGGGACAGGACAAGGATTGAACGTGCAAAAGAAGAGTTCCACGTTGGTAACCTATACTTCAACCGCAAATGCACAGGCGCACTCGTGGGTGTCCATCCGTTCGGTGGGTTCAACATGAGCGGAACGGATAGCAAGGCGGGTGGACGGGACTACCTTGGCCTATTCCTCCAAGCGAAGGTGTGGAGTGAGAAGATTTAGGCAACAAATAAACCACCAAGCAAAACAAAACCCCCGCGGACGCGGGGGTTTTGCTGTTCACTGACGTTTATTACGTTGCACGAATTAGAACTTGGCCTCGTACACCAACCTGACTTTCCAATCTGGAGCATTCAGGAATTCACCAGCCGCATCATAGATTTTGTTTTTATCGGGATCACCAAGAGTTCCGTAGTAACCGTCGAAGTAAGTGTTTGCAGTTAAGTTGTACTTACCGTAGATCTTGTAACCGTTCTTGTCTCCGGTCTTGTCTTTAAACATCGCGTAGTCTCCGCGGAGATAGAGCTGATCGATGGTTGTTTCCACGTAAGCGTTAATGTATTTGTATTTATCGATTTCCGCAACGTTATCCCAGAAAGCAAATGCGCCAACGGTCGTTTTATCGATAACCAGTTTAACATCGGCATCAAGTGTATATTTCTTCTTTTCATCGAGAACATTATCGTTCGTAACTTTCGCTGTTAGTGTAACTGGATCAACCTTCAACACGACTTTGGCTTCATCGAGCTTAAGAGAAAACGTACCTTGCGCACCGGAGAAATCGTAGTTCGGTGTTATCTTAAGAGTTGGTGTGACTGGACCGAACGTATCGGTATATGTAATTGTTGCTTTAACGTATTTTCCATTCTCAATGTTCGAGGATTTGTAATCGAGTTTGTCGAGGTTTTCACCCATTTTAAATTCCGGAGCAATGGTTAGTCCTTTTACTGGTGTCATGGAACCTTTAACTATGAGGTCGTAAGCGGTTTTACCGTCTTCATCAACCATTCCTGCAAAGACTGTAACGTTCGGTTTTATGATTCCAAGGTCAAACTCGGCATTGGCGTGTGCACCATATTCGTATTTATCCTTGTTTGCTATGTTGTAGAAACCTCCGATAAGAGTAAATGGTTTCACGGTGTACTTGACTAAGAGCATATCCTCGAAGTATATGGCATCGTTTGTCGTATCATCTTTTAATTCTTGGAAGTAAAACTCAAGACCAGGAACGGTCTTCGGGAGAGTTATCTGGAACGCATCTTTAAGTCCTGCTACGAAATTTCCTTTGGCATCTCTACCAGTAAAGTAATCGCTGACGAACTGGGGACTCGTGGTGTAATAACCCGTGAAGAAAGGTGTTTCAAACTTGACATCATTAAGCTTAAGGTCAAATGTCATACCTTTGTCACTAATACCACTGTACGATAGTGAAAACGTCGCACCAACTTGACTTGTCGGACCGAATGTAAAACTTACACGCCCTCTAACAAAGTCAGCGTTCGTACCATCGGTTGCTATACCGCTGATGTTTATTCCACCCTTGTCAACGACCAACTGGAACCTGACAGTACCGGAATAACTAAAGTTACCAATAGTAAACGTCGTCTCAGCGGCAAACGCAAAGAGCGCAACTACCAAAAGTAAACCCACAAGAACCTTCTTCATACCTAATCTCCCTCCTCCTCAAAAGATTTGAAAGAAATCCAGAAACGTAAGAATCGAAGTTTTAAACATTCAAACTCTTAAATCGCATCCCCCCTTTTTTTCGACAGTATATACGTATATACGAGAATTCAGCATCACCACCAACCAAAGACTTTACCAACGGAAATCACACCTAAGATAAAACCAATTACACCCGTAACCGCTCCTACCGTTGCTATCGTTCTGAGTTCTTCAGACTCTTTCTTTGACTTTTCCAGTTCCTTCTTTAGTACTTCCGCTTC encodes:
- the pruA gene encoding L-glutamate gamma-semialdehyde dehydrogenase yields the protein MSYEATHWTIIPPFKNEPPVNFDLPENEKRMHEALEKVYKEFGREYDIVIGGKHYKTEKKIRSINPSKFDEVVGIVNSATEELADLAVQEAWKAYETWSRTPAWKRAEYLLKAAQLIRERKFEFDAWLVYEVGKNWIEADADVSEAIDFLEFYAREMLRYASEQPIVRIPGEYNELRYIPLGVGAIIPPWNFPLAILVGMTSAAIVTGNTVVLKPASDSPVIAAKFFEVMREVGLPDGVINFLPGSGALAGEFLVKHPKVRFISFTGSKDVGLRIHELAAKPQPGQIWIKRTVLEMGGKDAVVVDETADLDAAAEGIVVSAFGYQGQKCSAGSRAIVVKDVYDIVIEKVLERMKKIKMGDVRYKENWLGPVINKSSMEKIMAYIEIGKNEGQLIWGGNSREDLGGYFIEPTIFKDVAWNARIAQEEIFGPLLAFIKAEDFDDALRIANSTEYGLTGSLYSRDRTRIERAKEEFHVGNLYFNRKCTGALVGVHPFGGFNMSGTDSKAGGRDYLGLFLQAKVWSEKI